Proteins from a genomic interval of Desulfofustis limnaeus:
- the zwf gene encoding glucose-6-phosphate dehydrogenase — MKQDKQLIVIFGATGDLAKRKLLPALLRLLRRGELGAATPIVCLGRKDLATAQYFEWLQMERFLPDDEPEVLQRFARLLHYRRFDLESGTDQCLREILASFADVFAAGNMLFYLALPTDTFTAVARLLKPLLQGPGWKRVVFEKPFGSDLPSAERLNAVISSAMNEEQIFRVDHYLGKELVQNILFLRFANEIFCCSWNRDAIDNVQITVSETLGVEERAGYYDGSGAIRDMLQNHLLQLLSFTAMEPPGSGSSDAIRDEAARVLEKLRRPMAEDVVVGQYGGGAVGDQVIRPYVQEDGVPADSSTETYVAVRAFVDTPRWQDVPFYLRTGKRLDRRYAEIRIIFKQHRCDGMVRNDKPNMIVIRIQPDEGIALAFNVRRPGSENESESVLMDFCHHCHFGPNTPEAYEAIMASVMRGDPLLFTRWDWLQASWRYIDQLRAVMPTVAVYQPGTSGPAEADELLRIDGRSWLQPMSERRRFTIDTLTGRASGSPLPLKSD; from the coding sequence ACGGGCGATCTGGCGAAAAGAAAGTTGCTGCCGGCTCTGCTGCGGCTGTTGCGCCGGGGGGAACTGGGAGCGGCAACGCCGATCGTTTGTCTGGGCCGCAAAGACCTTGCCACGGCGCAGTATTTTGAGTGGTTGCAGATGGAGCGATTTCTTCCTGACGACGAACCTGAGGTATTGCAGCGGTTTGCCCGGTTGCTCCATTATCGCCGGTTTGATCTGGAATCTGGGACAGACCAGTGCTTGCGAGAGATCCTGGCGTCGTTTGCCGATGTCTTTGCTGCCGGAAACATGCTCTTTTATTTAGCCCTGCCAACGGACACCTTTACCGCTGTGGCACGTTTGCTCAAACCCCTCTTGCAGGGCCCCGGCTGGAAACGGGTGGTTTTCGAGAAGCCGTTCGGCTCCGACCTGCCCTCCGCTGAGCGGCTCAATGCGGTGATTTCGTCGGCCATGAACGAGGAGCAGATCTTTCGTGTCGACCATTATCTTGGCAAGGAATTGGTGCAGAACATCCTTTTCCTTCGTTTCGCCAACGAGATCTTCTGCTGCTCCTGGAATCGTGATGCGATCGACAACGTTCAGATCACGGTGAGCGAGACCCTCGGCGTCGAAGAGCGTGCCGGATATTACGATGGCAGCGGCGCCATCCGGGATATGCTGCAGAATCATCTCCTCCAGTTGCTGTCCTTCACCGCCATGGAACCGCCCGGGAGTGGTAGTTCCGACGCTATCCGCGACGAGGCGGCACGAGTGCTTGAAAAGCTTCGCCGGCCCATGGCGGAGGACGTGGTGGTTGGTCAATATGGAGGAGGAGCGGTTGGAGATCAGGTCATCCGCCCGTATGTGCAGGAGGACGGTGTGCCTGCCGATTCATCCACCGAGACCTATGTGGCTGTACGCGCCTTTGTCGACACCCCGCGCTGGCAGGATGTGCCGTTTTACCTGAGAACCGGCAAGCGGCTGGACCGTCGTTATGCAGAAATTCGGATCATCTTCAAGCAGCACCGCTGCGATGGGATGGTTCGTAACGATAAACCAAATATGATCGTTATCCGAATCCAGCCCGACGAGGGGATTGCCCTGGCTTTCAATGTCCGTAGACCCGGTTCGGAAAACGAGTCCGAATCGGTCCTCATGGATTTCTGTCATCATTGTCATTTTGGTCCGAACACACCGGAGGCTTACGAAGCGATCATGGCCAGCGTCATGCGCGGCGACCCGCTTTTGTTTACGCGTTGGGATTGGCTGCAGGCGAGCTGGCGATACATTGATCAGCTTCGGGCGGTGATGCCGACGGTGGCAGTGTATCAGCCGGGAACCTCCGGTCCCGCTGAGGCCGATGAATTGCTGCGCATCGATGGTCGGTCGTGGCTGCAGCCGATGTCGGAGCGCCGCCGCTTTACGATCGACACCCTTACCGGACGGGCCAGCGGCAGCCCCTTGCCCCTGAAAAGTGACTGA